In one Pseudomonas tensinigenes genomic region, the following are encoded:
- a CDS encoding TMEM165/GDT1 family protein: MLDSLLVPTAIVALAEIGDKTQLLALILAARFRKPWPIIAGIVAATLANHAAAGAVGAWFGSFFSNATLHWILAASFTATALWTLVPDKMDDDETSTARKFGPFLTTLIAFFLAEMGDKTQVATVMLAAQYPDLWLVIIGTTAGMLIANVPVVLAGNFAADKLPLTLIRRLAASAFMILAIVAVYKAMQSSGWV, from the coding sequence ATGCTGGACTCGTTACTCGTTCCCACCGCAATCGTTGCCTTGGCCGAAATCGGCGACAAGACGCAACTGCTCGCGCTGATTCTCGCCGCTCGCTTCCGCAAACCCTGGCCGATCATTGCCGGGATTGTCGCCGCGACCCTGGCCAACCACGCAGCAGCCGGTGCGGTCGGCGCCTGGTTCGGCAGTTTCTTCTCGAATGCGACGCTGCACTGGATTCTCGCCGCAAGTTTTACGGCCACGGCGCTGTGGACGCTGGTTCCGGACAAAATGGATGACGATGAAACCAGCACCGCACGCAAGTTCGGGCCGTTCCTGACCACGCTGATTGCGTTCTTCCTGGCTGAAATGGGCGACAAGACTCAGGTCGCGACCGTGATGCTCGCGGCACAATACCCGGATCTGTGGCTGGTGATTATCGGTACGACGGCGGGCATGTTGATTGCCAACGTGCCGGTGGTATTGGCCGGTAACTTTGCCGCGGACAAATTGCCACTGACCCTGATCCGTCGCCTCGCGGCTTCGGCGTTCATGATTCTGGCAATTGTTGCGGTGTACAAAGCCATGCAGAGCAGTGGCTGGGTTTAA